The following proteins are co-located in the Salvelinus fontinalis isolate EN_2023a chromosome 41, ASM2944872v1, whole genome shotgun sequence genome:
- the LOC129840463 gene encoding nectin-1-like isoform X1 — translation MERSLKYALVSIYSNRSRYLITHAPIWTQQVCCMATGRGCSKTTRWRIWPPTASSLEITEASLDSSSITMKNVTWADEACCICSLNVYPSGSRHKQTCLTVQGLPEVIDGDRISGLSHLVRTQQVVTATLGEDAVLTCELMKPKDVRQVTWEKMTTEMNENVAIYSKRGPDVNVRFKRKVEFEDEGLQNCSIIIRGVSRGDESCYRCLFNAYPDGAISGRTCLQVNELYRPSLVITQTNNSHTTLSCSATGRPAPIVTWDETEILENSTMVNVTHLNGTVTVTITSMLAAFSLPDKDTRVGCVVSLFSGGVTKNVSMVIPARTQASFAGEKWFSTCLQ, via the exons ATGGAGCGCTCTTTAAAATACGCGCTCGTATCAATTTATTCCAACAGATCGCGTTATCTCATCACACATGCACCCATTTGGACCCAACAGGTGTGCTGCATGGCAACTGGTAGAGGCTGTTCAAAAACGACTCGGTGGAGAATCTGGCCACCTACAGCAAGCAGTTTGGAGATCACGGAGGCGTCTCTCGACTCGTCGTCTATTACCATGAAGAACGTAACATGGGCAGACGAAGCCTGCTGTATTTGTTCCCTCAATGTTTACCCGAGTGGATCAAGACACAAGCAGACGTGTCTTACCGTTCAAG GTCTACCTGAGGTCATTGATGGTGACAGGATCAGTG GGCTCTCTCATCTGGTGAGAACACAGCAGGTTGTCACAGCAACCCTGGGAGAAGATGCAGTCTTAACCTGTGAGCTCATGAAACCCAAAGACGTGCGGCAAGTCACCTGGGAAAAAATGACAACAGAGATGAATGAAAATGTAGCCATCTACAGCAAACGCGGTCCCGATGTCAACGTACGTTTTAAGAGGAAAGTGGAGTTTGAAGATGAGGGACTGCAGAACTGCTCTATCATCATCAGAGGAGTGTCAAGAGGAGACGAGTCCTGCTACAGGTGTCTGTTTAACGCCTATCCAGATGGAGCTATCAGCGGAAGGACCTGCCTCCAAGTTAATG AGCTGTATAGACCCTCACTCGTCATCACACAAACCAACAACAGTCACAccactctgtcctgttctgctactGGACGACCTGCTCCTATAGTAACCTGGGACGAAACAGAAATTCTAGAAAATTCTACAATGGTCAATGTCACCCATCTCAATGGAACTGTCACTGTCACCATAACTTCTATGCTAGCAGCATTCAGTCTACCTGACAAAGACACCAGGGTTGGCTGTGTGGTGTCACTGTTCTCTGGAGGTGTCACCAAGAACGTATCCATGGTTATTCCAGCTAGAACTCAAGCTTCATTTGCTGGTGAGAAATGGTTCAGTACATGCCTACAGTAA
- the LOC129840463 gene encoding OX-2 membrane glycoprotein-like isoform X2, whose translation MAPTLHNYLFIQLIVLPKGLSHLVRTQQVVTATLGEDAVLTCELMKPKDVRQVTWEKMTTEMNENVAIYSKRGPDVNVRFKRKVEFEDEGLQNCSIIIRGVSRGDESCYRCLFNAYPDGAISGRTCLQVNELYRPSLVITQTNNSHTTLSCSATGRPAPIVTWDETEILENSTMVNVTHLNGTVTVTITSMLAAFSLPDKDTRVGCVVSLFSGGVTKNVSMVIPARTQASFAGEKWFSTCLQ comes from the exons ATGGCTCCTACGCTCCACAACTACCTGTTTATTCAGCTAATAGTCCTCCCTAAAG GGCTCTCTCATCTGGTGAGAACACAGCAGGTTGTCACAGCAACCCTGGGAGAAGATGCAGTCTTAACCTGTGAGCTCATGAAACCCAAAGACGTGCGGCAAGTCACCTGGGAAAAAATGACAACAGAGATGAATGAAAATGTAGCCATCTACAGCAAACGCGGTCCCGATGTCAACGTACGTTTTAAGAGGAAAGTGGAGTTTGAAGATGAGGGACTGCAGAACTGCTCTATCATCATCAGAGGAGTGTCAAGAGGAGACGAGTCCTGCTACAGGTGTCTGTTTAACGCCTATCCAGATGGAGCTATCAGCGGAAGGACCTGCCTCCAAGTTAATG AGCTGTATAGACCCTCACTCGTCATCACACAAACCAACAACAGTCACAccactctgtcctgttctgctactGGACGACCTGCTCCTATAGTAACCTGGGACGAAACAGAAATTCTAGAAAATTCTACAATGGTCAATGTCACCCATCTCAATGGAACTGTCACTGTCACCATAACTTCTATGCTAGCAGCATTCAGTCTACCTGACAAAGACACCAGGGTTGGCTGTGTGGTGTCACTGTTCTCTGGAGGTGTCACCAAGAACGTATCCATGGTTATTCCAGCTAGAACTCAAGCTTCATTTGCTGGTGAGAAATGGTTCAGTACATGCCTACAGTAA
- the LOC129840464 gene encoding OX-2 membrane glycoprotein-like, giving the protein MAPTLHNYLFIQLIVLPKGLSQLVRTQQVVTATLGEDAVLTCELMTLKNVRQVTWQKVTTEANENVATYSQRGSHVNPPFKGKVEFEYVGLQNCSIVIRGVSRGDESCYKCLFNTFPDGPISGTTCLKVNELYGPSLLITQTNNSHTTLSCSATGRPAPIVTWEDTEILENSTMVDVTHLNGTVTVTITSTLAAFSLLDKDTSVGCMVSLFSGGVTKNVSMVIPASNQASFPDVPEVTDGDRISVIGAVMGSLCFIGVCCGAAVALWWWCKRRNTTRSQIPTANEQEQELSTVNHQHDDPEIHRSNLTVRHTF; this is encoded by the exons ATGGCTCCTACGCTCCACAACTACCTGTTTATTCAGCTAATAGTCCTCCCTAAAG GGCTCTCTCAGCTGGTGAGAACACAGCAGGTTGTCACAGCAACCCTGGGAGAAGATGCAGTCTTAACCTGTGAGCTCATGACACTCAAAAACGTGCGGCAAGTCACCTGGCAAAAAGTGACAACTGAGGCGAATGAAAATGTGGCCACCTACAGCCAACGCGGTTCCCATGTCAACCCACCTTTTAAGGGGAAAGTGGAGTTTGAATACGTGGGACTGCAGAACTGCTCTATCGTCATCAGAGGAGTGTCAAGAGGAGACGAGTCCTGCTACAAGTGTCTGTTTAACACCTTTCCAGATGGACCTATCAGTGGAACAACCTGTCTCAAAGTAAATG AGCTGTATGGACCCTCACTCCTCATCACACAAACCAACAACAGTCACAccactctgtcctgttctgctactGGACGACCTGCTCCTATAGTAACCTGGGAAGACACAGAAATTCTAGAAAATTCCACCATGGTTGATGTCACCCATCTCAATGGAACTGTCACTGTCACCATAACTTCCACGCTGGCAGCATTCAGTCTACTTGACAAAGACACCAGTGTTGGCTGCATGGTGTCACTGTTCTCTGGGGGTGTCACCAAGAACGTATCCATGGTTATTCCAGCTAGCAATCAAGCTTCATTTCCTG ATGTACCTGAGGTCACTGATGGTGACAGGATCAGTG TAATTGGTGCAGTGATGGGTTCACTGTGTTTCATTGGTGTGTGCTGTGGAGCTGCTGTGGCACTGTGGTGGTGGTGCAAACGGAGAAATACAACGAGAAG CCAAATTCCCACAGCcaatgaacaggaacaggaactatCAACAGTCAACCATCAACATGATGACCCTGAAATCCACAGGTCTAATCTAACAGTAAGACACACATTCTAA
- the LOC129840465 gene encoding OX-2 membrane glycoprotein-like, translating to MNTYLIILCVLSEAVSVNVVARGDTRVDFNADASYTCSLADPTGVLQVTWQRLFKDDSVENLATYSKRFGAQIIDPHRGKVVFTEASLNSTSITVKNVTWSDDACYICSFNVYPSGSIRKQTCLTVQGVSEVRATMQKVPSTEPKADMEVVVSCSATGKPAPWIQWNISAAALIKTPNNWTVINKDQTVTANSNITLQLLPGSGGYVDCIVNNGMRTQRHERVLLPILPGEREVEEDDKRTSTWAVGIPVFLIVSILVICGVMLQKKKGYRQAATTADEQDAFGESV from the exons ATGAACACTTACCTAATTATCTTATGCGTGCTGTCTGAAG CTGTCTCTGTCAACGTCGTAGCTAGAGGAGACACCAGGGTTGACTTCAATGCCGACGCATCATATACCTGCTCCCTTGCAGACCCGACAGGTGTGCTGCAAGTCACCTGGCAGAGGCTGTTCAAAGACGACTCGGTGGAGAATCTGGCCACCTACAGCAAGCGGTTTGGCGCTCAAATCATAGACCCGCACCGAGGCAAGGTGGTTTTCACGGAGGCATCTCTCAACTCGACGTCCATTACCGTGAAGAATGTAACATGGTCGGACGACGCCTGCTATATTTGTTCCTTCAATGTTTACCCGAGTGGTTCAATACGCAAGCAGACTTGTCTTACCGTTCAAG GTGTATCTGAAGTGAGAGCCACAATGCAAAAAGTCCCCAGCACTGAACCTAAAGCAGACATGGAAGTTGTGGTCAGCTGCTCTGCCACAGGTAAACCAGCACCTTGGATCcaatggaacatttctgcagcagCACTCATAAAGACACCTAACAACTGGACTGTCATTAACAAAGACCAAACTGTCACAGCCAATAGCAACATCACCCTCCAACTGTTGCCAGGCTCAGGGGGATACGTGGACTGTATCGTAAACAATGGGATGAGGACACAGAGACACGAGCGGGTCCTGCTTCCTATTctccctggagagagggaggttgaagAGG ATGACAAGAGGACATCCACGTGGGCGGTTGGCATTCCAGTATTCCTAATCGTTTCCATTTTAGTCATCTGCGGTGTCATGCTTCAAAAGAAAAAAG GTTACAGGCAAGCAGCAACCACAGCAGACGAGCAGGACGCTTTTGGGGAAAGTGTGTAA